CGGACCGACGATAAAGTCGCCTCACACGCCCGGGAGGGATATTAGGGAGCTCAAACAGAAGCGTAGCGAATGGAGGATCACGAAGATGGTACTGGCCATCTTTCTCAGCTTCCTCGCGTGCTACTTACCGATCACCATCGTCAAGGTGGCCGACGCGGAAGTCAGATGCCCCGGTAAGAATATATCATCATATATCATTTGATTTCTGAGTAAAATAGCATTTTATCCTTTGATAAATCATTTTCATCGCGCACCTTTGTCTGTATTcagttttaaatttcattaataagacaaaaatttatgaaaatttgttgtctctctctctctcttatttcaTAAGTATCTACATAATATCTTAAAAGCCTTGCAAAACCTAAACTATTTACTGTTCGGTCCTGTAATACGGAAAAAGCTTGCCGACTTTTGTTCTAGCGATATCAACTGATTGTTACTATCATGCATGCGTCGTCACGTGAAATTGTTTCAGAATGTCACATTCTGGGATATCTGTTGCTGTACTTTGCGTCGTGCGTAAACCCAATCATCTACGTGATCATGAACAAGCAGTACAGGCAGGCGTACGCCGGCGTGATCGGCTGCTCGTGGATAAGGGCGAGCCTAACGCCGTACGGCAGCAGTGCGCCGGCCGGCGGTCTTCAGGCCCATCAGCATGACTACGCCCAAGGTAACTTCGAGCAACGACACGCGGTAACGCTCACCAAACTCTGACTGAACGCGCGAGCTAAGCGACAACTCGCTCACTTCGTAAGTCAAGGGCACCACAAGTTTGCTGCTTTCTGTTTTTGATCGCCACTTTGGTACCAGTTTGGTATCTGGTCAGTCTGCGCGTGTGTATTTATATGCTAACGTCGATTAATCGCATCCCCCTAATCATTGATTTTCTTCTATGCTCAGCACGTTCCTAACTCCATTCTTCTTACGAAACTGATGAGACGAACGAGCGATGTCAAAATTGCTGCGATCGTCGCCTGGATGCTTTTTCATCTTCGATCATcgttataattaacaatttgctAACAAAGTCCTTGTGTTTTACCTCGATGTAATTCGCTTAACTTACTGTTGACTTAAATTGTCTAAATGCAGTTCTAATCTTCACTGCTAgttcttaattattaaattaattattaaaactaaattatattaacacttAGAACAAAATTACGAGactttgattaaaaataaaaaaaaaattaatattttatcctcTTTTGGATATactatttatatgtatcaatATTACGTAAAGTAGCTTTGtctgtttaattatttcgttgttcttgaaatacatatttctcttatagtcctttatattattatattttgcaaaatgtaaatctatatatatgcatgtttaaatttaaaaacagcttgctttaaaaaatagctTATCTCTCTGACAATTGTCTCTTTTTGTGCATTCTACATAAAACTGTGATTGTCTTCGTCAAAATGTAGCTGTATCTTATTCTTCGGCTAGACTACTCGAAGGACTTCAGCAAAACGATGGTGTCGACGGTCTCTATCGCTATGAATCCAGTGAGAGGTTCGCAATTCCAGGAAGAGCTATGAGGCTAACGtcgagaaaaattgaaaagaggAGAGACGTCTCTCGTTAtgagaaaaaaggagaaacggaagaagagaagaagaaagaaattgcTCCTGATAACAGTGCAATAGTTATCGAGCCagtttgcataatttttttaccttgTCTAAgacaataaaaagataaaatgctttataattatatttttattattgttaacgagcgaaataatattagaatgtCAAATGTATGTGtacgtatatttaatttccgaGGCACTCGCGATATAAGCAGAAAGTTATTTTCTGCGCGATAATGACTTTACAAAAATGACTTACCAAAGATTGTCATGTgtcattgtattttattaataaaatacaaacttTGCATTGTCCTTTACATttgatttacataatttttgagCAAGAATTATGGTGTAGATAGAATGTAGATAGACTGTTGTAGTAATTTACGTTTAATTGAAGTAGACGTTCGGTGTCGCGCCGCTTTCGTCGAttctatttgtttataaatatttcgtaaatgtTTATGGCCGAATCAGGTACAAAAATGTATAGGAAAGATTAACAAGGCCCatttattaatcaaagaaaGAGATATCCTGAGATTTGAATCGCTTTGAAGTAAACGTTCTCACTTTCGTTGATTCTATTTGTTTATGAGTATTTCGTAAATGTTTATGGCCAAATCAGGTGCGAAAATGCATAGGAAAGATTAACAAGCCCCATTcattatcaaaagaaagagatatctCGAATTTCGAATCGTTTTGAAGAAGATATTCTCGCTTTTgtcgattttatttgtttatgaatatttcgtaaatgtTTATGGCCGAATCAGGTGCAAAAATGCATAGGAAAGATTAACAAACTCTATTCAttatcaaaagaaaaagatatccCGAGTTTCAAATCGCTTTGAAATAGGTGTTCGGTGTCGCGCCGCTTTTGtcaattctatttatttataaatatttcgtaaatgtTTATGGCCGAATCAGGTGCGAAAATGCATAGGAGAGATTAATAAACACCATTCATTATCAACAGAAAGAGATATCCCGAGATTCGAATCGCTTTGAAGTAGATATTCTCACTTTCGTCGATTCTATTTgtttatgaatatttcataaatgtttATGGCCGAATCAGGTGCAAAAATGCATAGGAAAGATTAACAAACTCTATTCAttatcaaaagaaaaagatatccCGAGTTTCGAATCGCTTTGAAATAGGTGTTTGGTGTCGCGCCGCTTTCGTcagttctatttatttatgaatatttcgtaaatgtTTATGGCCGAGTCAAGTGCGAAAATGCATAGGAGAGATTAATAAACACCATTCattaacaaaagtaaaaaatatttcgagtTTTGAATCGCTATGAGGTAGGCATTCTGGTGTTTATCACGAAGATgcgtgatataaaaaaaaataagtaaactttataaattgttaaaaaaagggGGAGTAAAACGGCCAGTCTTCGAACAAACTCAATAAGGTGttgatttacaataaaatgttttaagcaaaaataataactacGTTTTATAGATTGTTATAAGAATTTCGAACCTATCTTTTTGGCATACCAAATTTCGTCGCTTTCatcgatttaaaatatcgtcACGGATTAGTCGCAAAATTGTATGAGAAAGCTTAAAAAACTTTGTGCATTgttaaaaaaacagatttttctCGATTCGCTATGGCTAGTCAATATACCGAGATGCCcgttattttgaaataaattattcatttctcCATatctaattgaaatttttgagatatgtttttttacatagtttattatttcttaatttgttGTAAGAATTGCTGTGACTGAATCCACCTTAAACATATTACCTAAAGTAGTTAAGCGATTTtagagattttcttttttccaacAATGTTTAAGATGTTTTATGCATTTCTTTGACTGATCCgaaatttaacgaaataattttagatatattgtaatgttcaaaagaaaacaaatgcTTTACGGGTGGTTTCAATTAGTTATGTTATGTCTTAGCATGTGgaatgtattttgtattttgttacATCTTGCATGCATGTGCGTGAATTATTTAAGcaattataatcattaaaaataattagaatctgaaataaacaaaacattttaatgttagattattattaaataaaatctgtatAATTATTCATCCGTTGAGACGTGAAAGTTGTCAGAAgaatattttcgtattatatatatagatatgtcaGGCGAGAGAAATGGAGTTTGGTGTCGTCAAAATCGTCCATTTATACGATCAGGTTATCAGAAAAACATGTTCGGCAAGGAGGTTACTGGAGATATTTAACAACTCACTTGTTACCATCACGTCAATGCATTACCGACTTCTAGTTGTCGATCACAGATGGCGCTAGGAGTTTGGTGTCGTCAAAATCGTCCATTTATACGATCAGGTTATTAGGAAAGCATGTTCGGCAAGGAGGTTACTGGAGATATTTATCAACTGACTTGTTACCATCACGTCAATGCATTACCGACTTCTAGTTGTCGATCACAGATGGCGCTAGTGATAATGTTGCGCGCCCGCGCTTTGAATACCTCCGTATACCTCCTCGCTATCGTGCGCTCCTAATAATTGAGAAGAATTTTTCGGATATTTCCGACCATGTTAAATCGAATTCTTGCCTAACCTCTAATCTGAATAAATTCTTGTGACAATTATTATGATCTTTCGAGTATTTCTACATGCAAAATCAAATTGTCGctattgtttaattataatctaggatcaaaacattttatttatttgattattaacatattttttaattacattcgtttaaataatttacgcaTATAATAAAACGTCATGTATATTTGGTACTTTGgattaagataataaaattaataaattgagattatttattattgcatttattttctttggaGAAGCAAGATatacaagaaattattttgttaaataattaaatagttataaTGTAAATGTGCGACTATACTGTTTGGCTAACAAAAGAGGTCTTTGGAATATTATGCAAAGTCATCtttctcattaatttaaatttcaattaacaaGTTTCTAGCATTGTTTAGCATCGAATTTGTttccaaaatttatatataaatcgtcAAGCaggaaatattgttaaaagagggaaatttttcaagaattaatGCGTGCTTTTTTGAAATCAATACGCAGAGGTTCGCAAGGTTTCGTTGAatagaattatacatatagcaacattttgttattgttcATCGTCGGATTAGTCGCAGAAATGCATAAGAAACATTAACAAATTgcaaacatttttaagaaaaagagatatctcGAGAATATTGCCGTTATTCGAGTCGGTATTCACAGATCCGCGTTCTCGTTAAagcgaattatatataataacattttagcATTGTTTATTATTGGATTAGTCGCGAAAATACACAACAAAGATTAACAAgctttaaacattattaaaagaagGAGATATCTCGAGGATTTCGCCGTTATTCGAGTCGGCATACAGAGATCCGCGTTCTcgttaaatcaaattatataacaaaatttcaaCATTGTTTATCACTAAATACAATTAATGAGAAAAgcaattaaagattaatatattctattagtCCACAATCAATAGAAAAGTGCTATTCATGAAAATGATATAGTGTTAAATTGTAAGGCAGAGCGCAGTTTGTTTCGCAAGTAAATTATTTCCGAGTAAGCCATCTCTTAGGATTTTCAACCGTTATCAATTCGATGTCTTCCTTCGTGAAGCCCTTGTTCACCATGGTTGGCAGGACGTTGTTGGCGATATGAGAGTATCCGTGGCCGCCGAAATGtatcttaaaaagaaaagttaatttatgaaagtaattagaagaaattatggtttatgaaattaaatggcaattagaaaatataaggGAGACGCATACCAGCCGATGTTTGGTGTGTATATCGTGACTCATGAGAACTCGATCCAGTTTTTTCTCATCCTTCAGCCATGCAATACGTTCGACACGTTGTGCATCTGACAGCATATCGACCGACGGGTTCAGCTGATAGTAAGAGCACTCGGTACCGAACAGGTCGAATTGAATGTAACATTTGGTAGTATCGGCGAATTCCATGAGTCGTTCCTTTTTTATCAACGTACCTAGcaaataagtttaattatctGTAGCGACACATTCGAGTGATTCGAGTGTGCAAGTTAAAAGTTAGaaattgataaagaaaaagaagaaatttgtGGATCTTACGATCTATGTGAGACATAATGGCCTTGCTCGCATCGCCACCAGCCTCTTGATAGATCCTTATTATTTCCATAGGCGCAGATGCGTCTCTTCCAGGATGAAAGCTCACAGAACAATGTAACTGAGCTTGGAGCTCGCCAGTCGCACAAATGGCACGTTTTTCAAAGTCTAattcgaatattataatattttagtacattacacatgtatataatattttaatataatatatttataatatatttataattatattatatacaatataatatatttaatataatatattatatgtaatatcttagtacaaaaattgttgataatGAGTAGAATCAAATGGttcacaaataattatagtagtaattgcgaaaaatatttaatagattgTTCAAATCAGCGTACCTTCGATTGGCCAAGTACTGCCGACCTCCCCGATAAATCCTGCCTTTACATCAGGACACTCTACGCAACTCTCTTCCAATTCTTTCTGCATCAGGTCGTACATTTCTTCTTTGGTCATATTGAGAGTCGATGCATTTTGCACGCTAGCGACATAATATCCTGTGAagttgtaaaaatgtatataacgaATAggaataatgtattattattattttaaattatacacaattATACACAATATTATACACAATTATACACTATACCAGTTCCCGCAATTACGTTAATTCCCAAGGACCGGCTGACGTTCttcattaaagaaatatcGCGTTTCAAACCATGATTACTGTTCTCCACGATGGTTCCGCCACCGGCTTCTTTGAATAATTCTACGTCTTTATAGACAGCTTTCGCCGCGTCGCCATCGTAAAATTCCAAATTATATGAACTGCTATATCTGATACAAAACGGTTAAATCCATATTTGTCATCTTGagtttaatctttattaattcaacCGTTTATTTATTGATGTACAGTTATGAcgattataataacaattgcAGGAAAACTCTTATTTTATGCGGAActatagagaaaaatatttcaatttgacTTACGGGTACTGCCGAATGTATCCGATATTCTGAAGAGACAGACAGCCGTCAGGGAAACGTTTAAGATGCTTCGGCGGTGGTAcgtaaaatttacgaaaatcgAGAGCCAGATGCTCGTGCGTTAACGTTTTCCCGAGCTCGGACAATCGTTTGCTTCCTAGCACTGTTCCgaaaaatacaatgtaataaactgaagtttttagaaaatatcgaAATCTGTGCAACTCAATCCAATAGAGAACAATTATCATTCTTTCTGATACAGTATTTAACGATTTACTGCTTTACTCTGtgcttcttaatttttcttacttaatgTACTTATTTAAACCGAATAAGAGACatttaatttagttattttCTCACTTACCAGTATTCACGCTATCTGGGAGATTGTCAGTCATCGTTactctttatttttgttacgaaTACCGAGCTCAGTAATCTAATATTGCGCCTGTATCCCACACTTCACGtcgaattgaaaaaatgtaactaAATACATGCACGTTCTACAGTTCTATAAGCTTCAGATTATTTGCCTAAGTAGCACAGGAATGTAGGCACATCTGTATGAGCTGCGTGGGACTGACCCTGTGGGACTGCTGTGACGCGTTATATTTTCCTTTCAATCAACCTAACTCGACCTGGCTCTGCGCTCGGCGCTATTCTCAGACGCTTAAATGCTACTTAAACGTctgataaaattgttatcagcatTGCAGCGAGTAGAACTTGTACAAACTATGTGACTTGTTTACATGAGCTTGCAATTTACACACAAAAATAACATACCTGCAATCTTTCATCTTCATtgcttttagaaatattagtCTTTCAATTAAAGAGACAACCACGATAAATCGTCGTAGTTATTTTccatcaataatttattatacgatatgtacatttataaagAGAACacgagatatataatttacattgataAAGACATATTTCATTTCTATTGAATTTCGAaaactgcaaaattttttatcgccaattacttttaattaaaagttatttcagatttaattaaagggatataatcataataaatcGTCATAGTTATTGTTTTTACGTGTAATTCATTATGTAATAtctaatatgtaaatttataaaaagagaacACTACGCGGCTAATAAATGATAACGGCCAGTAATGATAATGGTTATCgcgtaaaacaaatttatattatgacGACGtgtaaatcttttaatttaacgatatattttcttaGCTTTGTTTTCCCATTATACGACAATCGTGTTCGATAATCTCTCGATTATCTGTTCTAAACGCATCTCGTTCACGTTGATCGACGTGTATGTACACCCTCGACGATTTAAAAATGATCAGTCATGCTGGCACATCGGTCTACTTGCAGCAAGTAGATTTTTCACGATTCAACGAGTTCTCGCGTAATCGGATCGAGTCCCGTATACCGTTATCGATTCTCGCACTCAGCACCTTGTCCACCAAATAGCGTACCGCTGCATCTGTGAATTTAGGAATAACGTGGAATTAGTTCTCGACTTACTGTTATTTGCAACATGAGAGATAACAGCGAATTTTGCCTCCGGTCATATAATACAACTctcaaaaagaataaatataaaaaatattgtacgcTGCACAGAATTTAGTGATCTCGATATTACGTATTGACGATTGTAATAATTCTTATCACGGCAGTAATGCAAGGGAAAATAAGCGCACAGTATCATCGCACAATCAAAGATTCTTGGAATCCTTGGGTCCctctcttttataataaagagagGGACACTcatatcgtttttaatattaataacaattaaaatattaaaatattaaaaatattaatgactattattttctaaataataacaaagatttaacaagcgaaaaaagaactttttaatatataaatttacggGAGAGACGATCTGGAGGCAAGCCAATCATCCACCTACCGACGTTAGTGTTGTTCTTTGCGGAAGTCGCGTACCAGGCGTGTATCTTGTTCTCCCTGCAGAACTTGGAGATCTGCTCGTCGGTGACGGCGACTGATATGTCGCATTTGTTCGCCAGGAGCACGATCGGGATGCTCGAGCCGTCTGGCAGCGTGACCTTCTCTCTGAGATCGTTCAGCCACTTCTTCATCGATTGGAAGGTCGCCGCGCGTGAGATGTCGAATACGAGAGCCGCGGCTACCCTACGTAAGTACAAGTCAAATCAATGAGCGAGAAAGAtcgatgaataaaaattaaaatgtaacaaatcaaaaaaacaattaaaatttttcaattagttaaaaaaatacaattttgtatcTAGTTTTGTCTCAACGAGACATACCGTTAAATTGGAGGAAAGTGTGTCTATGATAATATATCTATGATAATAATAGATGCATATTTGATACAGAAGAAACAAACAAAGTCCGATCGAATAATAAGAAGCACGATAAAGTCATACTTACGCGTATTTATAATAGACCCTCGTCATGTATCCGAATCGCTCGTGACCGGCAATGTCCctgaaatattcagaataagATTATTCAGTCTTTGTAGTTGTGTATACCTTGCGAGATTAAGAATAATTCCGAGGCCCGCAATATAAGTGCGAGAGCCTTCGTGGACAATGAAATAGtgaacaatataaattatgcatCTATACAAGTACCATAGCTGCAAGTTTATTTTAGTTTGCGGATCCCAATCGAGCGTTTTTATCGCAAAATCGGCGCCTATGGTAATCTTGTAATTCGAGGAGAACTTCCCTGGAAAAGAGGACAGTTTCGAGAGTGTTGCGCCGGTGAAGTCCGCAGTGTCGTATAATACCGCAGCTGCGGCGTTTGACGCACGTATATCGTTAAAACAGATAAGCCGGCTTGAACGGCATTTCTTTTCCCTTCCTTTCTAAGAATGCACGCCCCCACAATTATAATATCCTCTCGCGACATGCGATCCGCTTGTCTGTGACGTTTAAGATTTTCAATGGGGACACTTCTTGCGGAACGATTCTGGCCGATAATGAACACAAGAGCAGGAGACAAATTACAACAAATTACCTTCCGTATATCTTCTGACCAGCGCAGTTTTgcctaaaataaataatttccgtcagtctaaaattaaatctataatcCCTTatggaaatttaatactgtaagtgattttttggctagtaattaatcacttaaaagcactattaaaagcactgttaatagtgcttttaaataattaatcactagccaaaaaatcacttacagtattaaatttctataagggatTCTCCTGATAAAAAgattgaattccattgaataatATGCAAGGACattaaaagtttcatta
This genomic stretch from Temnothorax longispinosus isolate EJ_2023e chromosome 9, Tlon_JGU_v1, whole genome shotgun sequence harbors:
- the LOC139819452 gene encoding phosphotriesterase-related protein, giving the protein MTDNLPDSVNTVLGSKRLSELGKTLTHEHLALDFRKFYVPPPKHLKRFPDGCLSLQNIGYIRQYPYSSSYNLEFYDGDAAKAVYKDVELFKEAGGGTIVENSNHGLKRDISLMKNVSRSLGINVIAGTGYYVASVQNASTLNMTKEEMYDLMQKELEESCVECPDVKAGFIGEVGSTWPIEDFEKRAICATGELQAQLHCSVSFHPGRDASAPMEIIRIYQEAGGDASKAIMSHIDRTLIKKERLMEFADTTKCYIQFDLFGTECSYYQLNPSVDMLSDAQRVERIAWLKDEKKLDRVLMSHDIHTKHRLIHFGGHGYSHIANNVLPTMVNKGFTKEDIELITVENPKRWLTRK
- the LOC139819456 gene encoding ras-related protein Rab-32-like produces the protein MRRADRAASMTLRGSRRDSDVVLANFGHIKEHLFKFLVIGDYGVGKTALVRRYTEGKFSSNYKITIGADFAIKTLDWDPQTKINLQLWDIAGHERFGYMTRVYYKYAVAAALVFDISRAATFQSMKKWLNDLREKVTLPDGSSIPIVLLANKCDISVAVTDEQISKFCRENKIHAWYATSAKNNTNVDAAVRYLVDKVLSARIDNGIRDSIRLRENSLNREKSTCCK